From the Bacillus tuaregi genome, one window contains:
- a CDS encoding ABC transporter encodes MTNSGTFSIFLGFLTGALWLYLAVSGILTSFLALLGLAGVLVTIINVLVALVGFLAFLVFGYYVFKRAWHSARS; translated from the coding sequence ATGACTAATTCTGGTACTTTCAGTATTTTCCTTGGCTTTTTAACAGGAGCTTTATGGTTATACCTTGCAGTATCTGGGATCCTTACTAGCTTTTTAGCATTACTTGGACTAGCAGGAGTACTAGTAACCATTATTAACGTCTTAGTTGCACTTGTAGGCTTCCTTGCTTTTCTCGTTTTTGGATATTACGTTTTCAAAAGAGCGTGGCACTCTGCCCGCAGCTAA
- a CDS encoding cyclase family protein, translated as MKIIDLTHTISEHMPVYPGTETPKLEVANTYEEDGFKETLLTMFSHIGTHMDAPSHIFEHRTTLEVLPIGQFIGKGLVIDCSHLKEGQRISMESIDEVRTKADQAEFLLFYTGWDRYWGTDTYFGEYPAITEEVADYLISTKKKGVGLDVIGIDPISDENLTIHRKLFIETDIVVIENLTKLGEIGTELFTFYALPLKYENADGAPVRAVAVLDE; from the coding sequence ATGAAAATTATCGATTTAACCCACACGATTTCTGAACACATGCCAGTTTATCCAGGTACGGAAACACCGAAATTAGAGGTGGCTAATACATATGAGGAAGATGGCTTCAAGGAGACACTGCTGACAATGTTTTCACATATTGGAACCCATATGGATGCTCCCTCCCATATTTTTGAACATCGTACAACATTAGAGGTCCTTCCAATTGGCCAATTCATCGGTAAAGGATTGGTTATTGATTGCAGTCATTTGAAAGAGGGTCAAAGGATTTCTATGGAAAGTATTGATGAAGTAAGGACAAAGGCAGATCAAGCGGAATTTCTCTTGTTCTATACGGGATGGGACAGATATTGGGGAACAGATACTTATTTCGGAGAGTACCCGGCGATTACGGAAGAAGTGGCAGATTACTTGATCAGCACTAAGAAAAAGGGTGTCGGTCTCGATGTTATTGGAATCGACCCCATTTCCGACGAGAATTTAACCATCCATCGGAAACTATTTATAGAAACTGACATTGTTGTGATTGAAAATTTAACGAAATTAGGGGAAATTGGCACCGAGCTATTCACTTTTTATGCACTGCCATTGAAGTATGAAAATGCAGATGGTGCACCTGTTCGTGCCGTCGCAGTGTTAGACGAATAG